Proteins from a single region of Pseudodesulfovibrio portus:
- a CDS encoding HD-GYP domain-containing protein, producing MANQTKQHYTPISPLTIRPDFQGNFEIYLRHDNSYVLFNGQGRKLSRDKRQELLNNITKLYIATRDIELYRQYLTEHIRALLEDESIPLDDRTKAWTNTAIAMGRELFEKNLPGPAFANRYKRFESLLQNSSGFMQSPDSLRHLSQFMGKGYDTYHHGISTMVYTVNLLQEYRSGDYETLACGMGALLHDIGKTELPRDITAANPASLSPDDHAILALHPMLGVRACSYFNLPVIASNCILFHHERPDGKGYPTKATPDDLPLEVKAVALCNVYDNFTRTLPYRRAMAPFDALKRIMDTPGLAEPDMLKRLIKLLSRAKIV from the coding sequence ATGGCAAACCAGACCAAACAGCACTACACGCCCATTTCCCCCCTCACCATCCGACCCGATTTCCAGGGCAATTTCGAAATATACCTCCGCCACGACAACAGCTACGTGCTGTTCAACGGCCAGGGAAGAAAGCTGTCCAGGGACAAGCGGCAGGAACTGCTCAACAACATCACCAAGCTCTATATAGCCACCCGCGACATCGAGCTGTATCGCCAATATCTCACGGAGCACATCCGCGCCCTTCTTGAAGACGAGTCTATCCCCCTGGATGACCGCACCAAGGCGTGGACCAACACGGCCATCGCCATGGGCCGGGAGCTGTTCGAAAAGAATCTGCCCGGACCGGCGTTTGCCAATCGGTACAAGCGGTTCGAAAGCCTCCTCCAGAACAGCTCCGGCTTCATGCAGTCCCCGGATTCGCTCCGCCACCTATCCCAGTTCATGGGCAAGGGATACGACACCTACCACCACGGCATCAGCACCATGGTCTACACGGTCAACCTGCTCCAGGAATACCGATCGGGCGATTACGAGACCCTGGCCTGCGGCATGGGCGCCCTGCTCCACGACATCGGCAAGACGGAGCTGCCCCGGGACATCACCGCCGCAAACCCGGCCTCCCTTTCTCCGGACGACCACGCCATCCTCGCCCTGCATCCCATGCTGGGCGTCCGCGCCTGCTCGTACTTCAACCTGCCGGTCATCGCCTCCAACTGCATCCTGTTCCACCATGAACGCCCCGACGGGAAGGGCTACCCGACCAAGGCGACCCCGGACGACCTGCCCCTCGAGGTCAAGGCCGTGGCCCTGTGCAACGTGTACGACAACTTCACCCGGACCCTTCCCTACCGGCGGGCGATGGCTCCCTTCGACGCCCTCAAGCGGATCATGGACACCCCGGGGCTGGCCGAGCCGGATATGCTCAAGCGGCTGATCAAACTTCTGTCCAGGGCGAAAATCGTCTGA
- a CDS encoding site-2 protease family protein, with product MFDFTSADIQRYAVMAPGLLVALVFHEVAHGYVAYLLGDPTAKSQGRLTLNPLKHLDPLGTLAFFFVQFGWAKPVPVNARYFRDPRKGMMYTAMAGPGINFTLAALFALAFHMLGAFGVTGRSSLYAITYFGVFVNLILGAFNLLPIPPLDGSNVVAYFLPPRAAYKYMSLSRYGFIILIGVILLGRFTGFSLVGEIILPFVTGFASLLGIPM from the coding sequence ATGTTCGATTTCACTTCGGCCGACATCCAACGCTACGCGGTCATGGCGCCGGGCCTGCTCGTGGCCCTGGTCTTCCATGAGGTGGCCCACGGATACGTGGCCTATCTCCTCGGCGACCCCACGGCCAAGTCCCAGGGGCGGCTGACCCTCAATCCCCTGAAGCACCTGGACCCGCTCGGCACCCTGGCCTTCTTCTTCGTCCAGTTCGGCTGGGCCAAGCCGGTGCCGGTCAACGCCCGCTATTTCCGCGACCCGCGCAAGGGCATGATGTACACCGCCATGGCCGGGCCGGGCATCAACTTCACCCTGGCCGCGCTGTTCGCGCTGGCCTTCCACATGCTGGGGGCCTTCGGCGTCACCGGCCGCAGTTCACTCTACGCCATCACCTACTTCGGGGTGTTCGTGAACCTGATCCTCGGCGCGTTCAACCTGTTGCCCATTCCGCCGCTGGACGGCAGCAACGTGGTGGCGTACTTTCTTCCACCCCGGGCCGCGTACAAGTACATGAGCCTGAGCCGGTACGGATTCATCATCCTCATCGGCGTCATCCTGCTGGGACGGTTCACCGGGTTCAGCCTGGTGGGCGAGATCATCCTGCCCTTTGTCACCGGCTTCGCATCCCTTCTCGGGATTCCCATGTAA
- the trpS gene encoding tryptophan--tRNA ligase, whose protein sequence is MSERQRIVSGMRPTGPLHLGHYFGVIANWVKLQEEYDCFYFVADWHALTSEYSDPTRTKGFVPGLVKDWVASGLDPEKCSIFQQSMVKEHAELNLLLGMFTPLGWLERCPTYKDQKEQLAEKDLNSFGFLGYPVLMSADILMYKPCAVPVGKDQLPHLELTREIARRFNHLNNTELFPEPADMLTEECKLDGLDGRKMSKSYGNSIMLSEPLEEILPKVRGMKTDESRLRKSDPGDPNVCNLYPYHKLMTDPARLPEIQEGCRNATWGCVDCKKVLMESLEAFLTPLQERRAACSDDMVRDILNAGNAKAREFAARTMDEVRRVLNFDF, encoded by the coding sequence ATGAGCGAAAGACAACGCATCGTTTCAGGCATGCGGCCTACCGGCCCCCTCCATCTCGGCCACTACTTCGGCGTCATCGCCAACTGGGTCAAACTTCAGGAAGAGTACGACTGTTTCTATTTCGTGGCCGACTGGCACGCCCTGACCAGCGAATATTCCGATCCCACGCGCACCAAGGGCTTCGTGCCCGGGCTGGTCAAGGACTGGGTCGCCTCGGGCCTGGACCCGGAAAAGTGCAGCATCTTCCAGCAGTCCATGGTCAAGGAACACGCCGAGTTGAACCTGCTGCTCGGCATGTTCACCCCGCTGGGCTGGCTTGAGCGGTGTCCCACCTACAAGGACCAGAAGGAACAGCTGGCGGAAAAGGACCTGAACTCCTTCGGGTTCCTCGGCTATCCCGTGCTCATGAGCGCGGACATCCTCATGTACAAACCGTGCGCCGTGCCCGTGGGCAAGGACCAGCTGCCGCACCTGGAGCTGACCCGCGAGATCGCCCGCCGCTTCAACCACCTGAACAACACCGAGCTGTTCCCGGAACCGGCGGACATGCTCACCGAGGAATGCAAGCTGGACGGCCTGGACGGTCGCAAAATGTCCAAGAGCTACGGCAACTCCATCATGCTCTCCGAGCCCCTCGAGGAGATTTTGCCCAAGGTGCGCGGCATGAAGACCGATGAAAGCCGTCTCCGGAAATCCGATCCGGGCGACCCCAACGTCTGCAACCTGTACCCGTACCACAAGCTGATGACCGATCCGGCCCGGCTGCCCGAGATTCAGGAAGGCTGCCGCAACGCCACCTGGGGCTGCGTGGACTGCAAGAAGGTGCTCATGGAGTCCCTGGAAGCGTTCCTCACGCCCCTTCAGGAACGCCGCGCCGCCTGCTCCGACGACATGGTCCGGGACATCCTGAACGCCGGCAACGCAAAGGCGCGCGAATTCGCGGCCCGGACCATGGACGAAGTCCGCCGGGTCCTGAACTTCGACTTCTAA
- a CDS encoding FKBP-type peptidyl-prolyl cis-trans isomerase, which produces MTAQNGSTVKVHYTGTLKADGSQFDSSEGRDPLEFKLGEGMVIAGFEKAVLGKSVGDTVTTEIPPEEGYGEPNDQLVFQVRKEQLPPNVELEVGIMLEIRTEDGQPAYVRVTEFDEELVTLDGNHPLAGQTLVFDIEVVEVA; this is translated from the coding sequence ATGACTGCTCAGAACGGCAGCACGGTCAAGGTCCACTATACCGGAACGCTGAAAGCCGACGGTTCCCAATTCGACTCCAGCGAAGGACGCGATCCCCTGGAATTCAAGCTGGGCGAAGGCATGGTCATCGCCGGTTTCGAGAAGGCCGTCCTCGGCAAATCCGTCGGGGATACGGTCACCACGGAGATTCCGCCCGAGGAAGGCTACGGCGAACCCAACGACCAGCTGGTCTTCCAGGTGCGCAAGGAACAGCTCCCTCCCAACGTGGAACTGGAAGTGGGCATCATGCTGGAAATCCGCACCGAGGACGGCCAGCCCGCCTATGTCCGCGTCACCGAATTCGATGAGGAACTGGTCACCCTGGACGGCAACCACCCCCTGGCAGGCCAGACCCTCGTGTTTGATATCGAGGTTGTGGAAGTAGCCTAA
- a CDS encoding pyridoxal phosphate-dependent aminotransferase, with amino-acid sequence MSISKRCRDITPFLVMELNEKAEAMEKAGQSVIRMCVGEPDFDTPACINRASCRALEAGRTHYTHSLGILELREAIAEDYRTRYGVTVDPANIAVTQGTSPAMLSLFSTILEQGDKVITSDPCYACYDNFINFAGGEPVKVPVSEDDGFQYRVSAIRKALDENSDIKAILINSPANPTGTLLSKERMQAIAELAEERDIWVVSDEIYHGLVYEGTEHSILEFTDKAFVLNGFSKAYAMTGWRLGYLIAPPHFMRTLQNLCQNFFISANTMAQWGGVAALTEAQPDVERMRDTYNKRRVYLIKRLKDMGFTIKHEPTGAFYALVNMRHLAEKFGGSSLELAYDILEKAKIAVTPGIDFGQGAEGFIRFSYATSMENIEEGMNRLEGYLKADA; translated from the coding sequence ATGAGTATTTCCAAACGCTGCCGCGACATCACCCCGTTTCTGGTCATGGAACTCAACGAAAAGGCCGAGGCCATGGAGAAGGCGGGGCAATCCGTGATCCGCATGTGCGTGGGCGAACCGGACTTCGACACGCCCGCCTGCATCAACCGCGCCTCCTGCCGGGCATTGGAGGCGGGCCGCACCCACTACACCCACTCCCTGGGCATCCTGGAACTGCGCGAGGCCATCGCCGAGGATTACCGGACCCGGTACGGCGTGACCGTCGACCCGGCCAACATCGCCGTGACTCAGGGCACCAGCCCGGCCATGCTGTCCCTGTTCTCCACCATCCTGGAGCAGGGCGACAAGGTCATCACCTCGGACCCGTGCTACGCCTGTTACGACAACTTCATCAATTTCGCCGGGGGAGAGCCGGTCAAGGTCCCGGTCTCCGAGGACGACGGGTTCCAGTACCGGGTGTCGGCCATCCGCAAGGCCCTGGACGAGAACAGCGACATCAAGGCCATCCTGATCAACTCCCCGGCCAACCCCACCGGCACCCTGCTCTCGAAAGAGCGCATGCAGGCCATCGCCGAACTGGCCGAGGAACGGGACATCTGGGTGGTCTCGGACGAAATCTACCACGGCCTGGTGTACGAAGGAACAGAGCACTCCATCCTGGAGTTCACGGACAAGGCGTTCGTCCTGAACGGCTTTTCCAAGGCCTATGCCATGACCGGCTGGCGGCTGGGCTACCTCATCGCCCCCCCGCACTTCATGCGCACCCTGCAGAACCTCTGCCAGAACTTCTTCATCTCGGCCAACACCATGGCCCAGTGGGGCGGCGTGGCCGCCCTGACCGAAGCGCAACCGGACGTCGAGCGCATGCGCGACACCTACAACAAGCGGCGCGTGTACCTGATCAAGCGGCTCAAGGACATGGGGTTCACCATCAAACACGAGCCCACGGGTGCATTCTACGCGCTGGTCAACATGCGTCACCTGGCCGAAAAATTCGGCGGCAGTTCCCTTGAACTGGCATATGACATCCTGGAAAAGGCCAAGATCGCCGTCACTCCCGGCATCGATTTCGGCCAGGGCGCCGAAGGGTTCATCCGCTTCTCCTACGCCACCTCCATGGAGAACATCGAGGAAGGCATGAACAGGCTGGAGGGCTACCTCAAGGCCGACGCGTAA
- a CDS encoding late competence development ComFB family protein has protein sequence MGQHPLIINGIDVSNIVNRNEKRVAELIPEILEEYFGDFIFEDLDIQDIYALALNLIPAGYAQPGSIVLSNRLSNYEIRAKIRAAAERVLDNPTRADR, from the coding sequence ATGGGCCAGCATCCACTGATCATAAACGGCATCGACGTCAGCAACATCGTCAACCGCAATGAGAAACGCGTCGCCGAACTGATCCCTGAAATCCTGGAGGAATACTTCGGGGACTTCATCTTCGAGGATTTGGACATTCAGGACATTTACGCCCTGGCCCTGAATCTCATACCGGCCGGCTATGCGCAGCCCGGCTCCATCGTCCTGTCCAACCGGCTGTCGAATTACGAAATCCGCGCAAAGATTCGCGCCGCAGCGGAACGGGTCCTGGACAACCCCACCCGCGCGGACAGATAG
- a CDS encoding efflux RND transporter permease subunit encodes MDIVGTAIRKPVGVLVGVILVVMFGLVALLGLPYQLSPNVTEPVITVTTTWVGATPYEMERDVVEEQEKVLKGIPGLIKMESSNYNARAELTLKFEIGTEIDKALLRVSNKLDEVPDYPDDVDRPIISATGASTSPVIWLILETLPGNEQDVTTYQTYFENEIRQYIERVEGVADLFVGGGREDEMHIVIDPVKLASYNLTATELINVLQGENVSVSAGTLGVGRRDFRIRTPAEFKTPEDIESVVISSSGQYRVTLGNVAKVSRGNEKHSVAMRYNGETGMVVGIRPEPGTNVLTMTDNVHQVVEDLNAGPLAEHGVRFNWVYDQRPYINGAIDLVRQNIIIGSILAIIVLFVFLQSVSSTIIVAVSIPVSIVGAFIMFAAAGRSLNIVSMAGISFAVGMLVDNAIVVLENVDRHRRMGKGPFEAAYDGATEVWGAVFASTLTTVAVFLPVVFMEQEAGQLFKDIAIAVTCAILLSLFVSVLVIPMLANQFYRIAERKSEKKGDGPRQPAGLSLVKRALKPLTALGGRVADFVMKLLSLAIDNWKSRLITVVGLVLASVFMVLTMFPKMEYLPQGNRNLILNILIPPPGLSFEERDDIGKYVFEQVKPHFRKKVDGMPGVLDLFYVSAPTINLFGAMSDEEQNSRPLIPMFMRVMNSIPGMFGVSLQASIFEQGIGEGRVINVDFSGDDLNQLVAVAGTMFGMTMQNIQGAQIRPIPSLELLYPEVRFHPYRDRVRAAGLTAEDLGVAVDVILDGRKIGDYKEEGKKKVDLVLKAASEDVATPEELYSELVATPNGWAVPLSSLAEMENTYGVTQIRHLERKRTITLQVTPPKDMPLEQAMDTIDQQLLPGLEQTGLMHGVTVQLSGAADKLTVTRDALKWNFLLALIITYLLMSALFENFIYPFIILFTVPLAGAGGFLGLKLENLLIAPQALDILTMLGFIILIGVVVNNAILIVHQSLNNIREHSMAHKEAVLEATRTRLRPIYMSATTSIFGMLPLAVAPGPGSELYRGLGAVVLGGLALSTVFTVFVIPALLMFVIGMEKPGSKSA; translated from the coding sequence ATGGATATTGTCGGAACCGCCATACGCAAGCCCGTGGGCGTCCTTGTCGGGGTCATCCTGGTCGTCATGTTCGGCCTGGTGGCGCTCCTGGGGCTGCCGTACCAACTTTCGCCGAACGTGACCGAGCCGGTCATCACCGTGACCACCACCTGGGTGGGGGCCACGCCGTATGAAATGGAGCGCGACGTCGTCGAAGAGCAGGAGAAGGTGCTCAAGGGCATCCCCGGCCTGATCAAGATGGAGTCCTCCAACTACAACGCCCGGGCAGAGCTGACGCTCAAGTTCGAGATCGGCACCGAGATCGACAAGGCCCTGTTGCGCGTGTCCAACAAGCTCGACGAGGTGCCGGATTATCCCGACGACGTGGACCGGCCCATCATCTCCGCAACGGGCGCGTCCACTTCGCCGGTCATCTGGCTGATCCTGGAGACCCTGCCGGGCAACGAGCAGGACGTCACCACCTACCAGACCTATTTCGAGAACGAGATCAGGCAGTACATCGAGCGCGTGGAAGGCGTGGCCGACCTGTTCGTGGGCGGCGGCCGCGAGGACGAGATGCACATCGTGATCGACCCGGTCAAGCTGGCCTCGTACAACCTGACCGCCACCGAGCTGATCAACGTGCTGCAGGGCGAGAACGTGTCCGTTTCCGCAGGCACCCTGGGCGTGGGGCGGCGCGACTTCCGCATCCGCACTCCCGCCGAGTTCAAGACGCCCGAGGACATCGAGTCCGTGGTCATTTCCTCGTCCGGCCAGTACCGCGTGACCCTGGGCAACGTGGCCAAGGTATCCCGCGGCAACGAGAAGCACTCGGTCGCCATGCGCTACAACGGCGAGACAGGCATGGTCGTCGGCATCCGGCCCGAGCCGGGCACCAACGTCCTGACCATGACCGACAACGTGCACCAGGTCGTCGAGGACCTCAACGCGGGCCCCCTGGCCGAGCACGGCGTCCGCTTCAACTGGGTCTATGACCAGCGGCCGTACATCAACGGCGCCATCGACCTGGTGCGGCAGAACATCATCATCGGTTCGATCCTGGCCATCATCGTGCTCTTCGTCTTTCTCCAGTCGGTGAGCTCGACCATCATCGTGGCCGTGTCCATCCCGGTGTCCATCGTCGGCGCGTTCATCATGTTCGCGGCGGCCGGGCGAAGTCTGAACATCGTGTCCATGGCGGGCATCTCGTTCGCGGTCGGCATGCTGGTGGACAACGCCATCGTGGTCCTGGAAAACGTGGACCGGCACCGGCGGATGGGCAAGGGGCCGTTCGAGGCCGCCTACGACGGGGCCACCGAGGTCTGGGGCGCGGTGTTCGCCTCCACCCTGACCACCGTGGCCGTGTTCCTGCCCGTGGTCTTCATGGAGCAGGAGGCGGGGCAGTTGTTCAAGGACATCGCCATCGCCGTGACCTGCGCCATCCTCCTTTCCCTGTTCGTGTCGGTCCTGGTCATCCCCATGTTGGCCAACCAGTTCTACCGCATCGCCGAGAGGAAGAGCGAGAAGAAGGGCGACGGCCCGAGACAGCCCGCCGGATTGTCCCTGGTCAAGCGGGCCCTCAAGCCCTTGACCGCATTGGGCGGCAGGGTGGCGGATTTCGTCATGAAGCTGCTCTCCCTGGCCATCGACAACTGGAAGAGCCGGTTGATCACGGTGGTGGGCCTGGTGCTTGCCTCGGTGTTCATGGTCCTGACCATGTTCCCCAAGATGGAATACCTGCCCCAGGGCAACCGCAACCTGATCCTGAACATTCTCATCCCGCCGCCGGGGCTCTCCTTCGAGGAGCGCGACGACATCGGCAAATACGTCTTCGAGCAGGTCAAGCCGCACTTCCGCAAGAAGGTGGACGGCATGCCCGGCGTGCTGGACCTGTTCTACGTGTCCGCGCCGACCATCAACCTGTTCGGCGCCATGTCCGACGAGGAGCAGAACTCCCGTCCCCTGATCCCCATGTTCATGCGGGTCATGAATTCCATACCCGGCATGTTCGGCGTGTCGCTCCAGGCTTCCATCTTCGAGCAGGGAATCGGCGAGGGCCGCGTCATCAACGTGGATTTCTCGGGCGACGACCTGAACCAGCTGGTGGCCGTGGCCGGGACCATGTTCGGCATGACCATGCAGAACATCCAGGGCGCGCAGATCAGGCCCATCCCGTCACTCGAGCTGCTCTATCCCGAGGTCCGGTTCCATCCCTACCGCGACCGGGTGCGCGCGGCCGGGTTGACCGCCGAGGACCTCGGTGTGGCCGTGGACGTCATCCTCGACGGCCGCAAGATCGGCGACTACAAGGAAGAGGGCAAGAAGAAGGTCGACCTGGTGCTCAAGGCGGCCAGCGAGGACGTGGCCACGCCGGAAGAACTGTACTCCGAGCTGGTGGCGACCCCCAACGGCTGGGCCGTGCCCCTGTCCTCCCTGGCCGAGATGGAGAACACCTACGGCGTGACCCAGATCCGCCATCTGGAGCGGAAGCGGACCATCACCCTGCAGGTGACGCCGCCTAAGGACATGCCGCTTGAGCAGGCCATGGACACCATCGACCAGCAACTCCTTCCCGGCCTGGAGCAGACCGGCCTGATGCACGGCGTGACCGTGCAGCTGTCCGGTGCTGCCGACAAGCTGACCGTGACCAGGGACGCCCTCAAGTGGAACTTCCTGCTGGCGCTGATCATCACCTACCTGCTCATGTCCGCGCTGTTCGAGAACTTCATCTACCCGTTCATCATCCTGTTCACCGTGCCCCTGGCCGGTGCCGGAGGGTTCCTCGGCCTGAAGCTGGAGAACCTCCTCATCGCGCCCCAGGCACTGGACATCCTGACCATGCTCGGGTTCATCATCCTCATCGGCGTGGTCGTGAACAACGCCATTCTCATCGTGCACCAATCGCTGAACAACATCCGCGAGCACTCCATGGCCCACAAGGAGGCGGTGCTGGAGGCGACCCGGACGCGGCTGAGGCCCATCTACATGTCCGCCACCACGTCCATCTTCGGCATGCTCCCCCTGGCCGTTGCCCCGGGCCCCGGTTCGGAGCTGTACCGCGGGCTGGGCGCGGTGGTGCTCGGCGGCCTGGCCCTGTCCACCGTGTTCACGGTGTTCGTCATCCCGGCCCTGCTGATGTTCGTCATCGGCATGGAGAAGCCCGGCTCGAAGTCGGCCTAG
- a CDS encoding efflux RND transporter periplasmic adaptor subunit, with translation MKRFLGSLIVVSLIAALAAPALAQQDRPATPVVVDKVTSGDMAPQTEFIGTVYFTETSEVAAEVDGKLVSLAVQEGQRVQKGDPLVILSSDILDQSIANARALMDQAQADYELAKLENERTTKLYQSRTVAEGEYDSKRLAAMSAQQRVAAAKATLNQLHMERSKKTIRAPYDGVVIERKVFRGEWVSKGSVVASVARDDEVDVVVNAPREAFGVVKPGLAVNIAVAGKEMSGTVFAAIPKGDVTTRTFPVKIRVRNDGSLAEGMEARVVLPKGLGGKTLIVPRDAVISARGQLVVWAVVDGAAVPMPVRVIGYRGMEAGVQSDALKEGMDVVVKGNERLQPKQPVAAQPVGK, from the coding sequence ATGAAGAGATTTCTTGGCAGTCTGATCGTTGTGAGTCTGATCGCGGCACTGGCCGCGCCCGCCCTGGCCCAGCAGGACCGTCCCGCGACCCCCGTGGTGGTGGACAAGGTCACTTCCGGCGACATGGCCCCGCAGACCGAGTTCATCGGCACGGTGTATTTCACCGAGACCTCCGAGGTGGCCGCCGAGGTGGACGGCAAGCTCGTCTCCCTGGCCGTGCAGGAAGGCCAGCGCGTGCAAAAGGGCGATCCGCTGGTGATCCTGTCCTCCGACATCCTGGATCAGTCCATTGCCAACGCCCGCGCCCTCATGGACCAGGCCCAGGCCGATTACGAACTGGCCAAGCTGGAAAACGAGCGGACCACCAAGCTGTACCAGAGCCGCACCGTGGCCGAGGGCGAGTACGATTCCAAGCGGCTGGCCGCCATGTCCGCGCAGCAGCGGGTCGCGGCGGCCAAGGCCACCCTGAACCAGCTGCACATGGAGCGTTCCAAGAAGACCATCCGCGCCCCCTATGACGGCGTGGTCATCGAGCGCAAGGTCTTTCGCGGCGAATGGGTGTCCAAGGGCTCGGTGGTGGCAAGCGTGGCCCGCGACGACGAGGTCGACGTGGTGGTCAACGCCCCGCGTGAGGCCTTCGGCGTGGTCAAGCCGGGGCTTGCGGTCAACATCGCCGTGGCCGGCAAGGAGATGTCGGGTACGGTCTTTGCGGCCATCCCCAAAGGCGACGTGACCACCCGCACCTTCCCGGTGAAGATCCGCGTCCGGAATGACGGCTCCCTGGCCGAGGGCATGGAGGCCCGCGTGGTCCTGCCCAAGGGGTTGGGCGGCAAGACGCTCATCGTGCCCCGGGATGCGGTTATCTCCGCGCGCGGCCAGTTGGTCGTCTGGGCCGTCGTGGACGGCGCGGCCGTGCCCATGCCCGTGCGCGTCATCGGCTACCGGGGCATGGAGGCCGGGGTGCAGTCCGACGCCCTCAAGGAGGGCATGGACGTGGTGGTCAAGGGCAACGAACGGCTTCAGCCCAAGCAGCCCGTGGCCGCGCAGCCGGTCGGGAAGTAG
- a CDS encoding MarR family winged helix-turn-helix transcriptional regulator, producing MLDKLNPRESLGFLAWKVARLKTNDLAARFVEAGIRITVEQWRVLIPLYKMDGLTQGRLCEMLSQEKTGVSRLVAALEKRGYVRREHGKDDRRVKYIHITDAGRDLMAATMDMALANMGSREGHVDPEELAICKKVLWEIVEPTIDEGCFLQEEE from the coding sequence ATGTTAGATAAGTTGAACCCCAGGGAGTCCCTCGGATTCCTGGCCTGGAAGGTTGCCCGGCTCAAGACCAACGATCTGGCCGCCCGATTCGTCGAGGCGGGCATCAGGATCACCGTGGAGCAGTGGCGCGTCCTGATTCCGTTGTACAAGATGGACGGACTGACGCAGGGAAGGCTGTGCGAAATGCTGTCCCAGGAGAAGACCGGGGTCAGCCGCCTGGTGGCGGCCCTGGAGAAGCGCGGCTACGTGCGCCGGGAACACGGCAAGGACGACCGGCGGGTGAAGTACATCCACATCACCGATGCCGGGCGCGACCTGATGGCGGCCACCATGGACATGGCCCTGGCCAACATGGGGAGCCGTGAGGGGCACGTGGACCCGGAGGAACTGGCCATCTGCAAGAAGGTCCTGTGGGAGATCGTCGAACCCACCATCGACGAGGGGTGTTTTCTTCAGGAGGAAGAGTGA